The Populus trichocarpa isolate Nisqually-1 chromosome 2, P.trichocarpa_v4.1, whole genome shotgun sequence genome has a window encoding:
- the LOC7479738 gene encoding uncharacterized protein LOC7479738 has protein sequence MADQRPFRFRLPWLSAPVAPPLRPTAEPQPPRPRVEIQAPARPITTIPIQRPPFRPAGITPATTPTTQTTAQEQTEPQPVPPRRAAIESQVNAQPVSQSRETRAASVPPSQSRETPQSRAASVPPSPSRAKTQSQAAPQTQSPSRATPQSRAASVAPSPSRTTSQPQSAAAVTVPQTQSPSRLATQVPGRKSPQLSSPSKTATQVQPTVSQSPSKKLQLATQEISQPPPKSTQSDTQQEETKPTPAAEPVQASDAVTAPTPTPEPALETPASLQKSDSRTIGADHPMPLSQPVKRVKEDIFERKKTTTISPNGETIKTARTRSAFGESHQKTSMSSGEKVPLQKEIREDISKFVHNLGMEHMEHPIGEKPVSVVTLAGENRGATMYVGSESSRKDGSVHIHRGYKINPDESSEATTDGEGSSRGRSSKDLLTKEDPARKAYINSNTQSVNNSILFETSVSERSPGVQLSLSYNDEEPSKNSSKPVRLETRKAEFQVTPAEKLSYEPKVRRRCLRGLFLESSDSDPDNPEKPRRHGCRYSCGQKRKDKDIGVL, from the coding sequence ATGGCAGACCAGAGGCCATTCCGCTTTCGGCTCCCTTGGTTATCAGCACCTGTTGCTCCTCCTCTACGTCCTACAGCTGAACCCCAACCTCCTCGTCCTAGAGTTGAAATTCAAGCACCAGCACGGCCAATCACCACCATCCCCATTCAACGGCCACCTTTCCGACCTGCTGGGATAACCCCAGCAACGACTCCTACTACTCAGACTACAGCACAGGAACAAACTGAACCTCAGCCAGTGCCACCACGTCGTGCAGCCATTGAGTCCCAAGTCAATGCCCAACCAGTATCACAATCTCGAGAAACACGGGCTGCCTCTGTGCCACCATCACAATCTCGTGAAACTCCACAATCAAGAGCTGCATCTGTGCCCCCATCACCCTCTCGTGCGAAAACTCAATCCCAAGCCGCCCCTCAAACCCAGTCACCATCTCGAGCAACTCCACAATCAAGAGCTGCATCTGTGGCTCCTTCTCCTTCTCGCACCACTTCCCAGCCCCAATCAGCAGCAGCAGTGACGGTCCCCCAAACTCAATCCCCGTCTCGTTTGGCCACTCAAGTTCCAGGTAGAAAATCTCCACAGCTCTCTTCTCCATCTAAGACAGCTACCCAAGTGCAGCCAACAGTTTCTCAGTCCCCATCAAAGAAATTACAACTAGCAACACAAGAGATCTCTCAGCCTCCTCCCAAGTCTACTCAATCCGACACTCAACAGGAAGAAACAAAACCAACACCTGCAGCAGAGCCTGTACAAGCATCAGATGCTGTGACAGCACCAACACCAACTCCTGAGCCAGCACTTGAGACGCCTGCATCATTACAAAAATCAGATTCCAGGACCATAGGTGCTGATCATCCTATGCCTCTTTCACAACCAGTGAAACGAGTAAAGGaagatatttttgaaagaaagaagacaacGACCATTAGCCCTAATGGGGAAACTATCAAAACAGCAAGAACCCGGTCTGCCTTTGGCGAATCTCATCAAAAAACATCCATGTCCAGCGGAGAAAAAGTTCCCCTGCAAAAAGAAATCAGGGAAGATATTTCCAAGTTCGTTCATAACCTGGGAATGGAGCACATGGAGCATCCCATAGGAGAAAAGCCTGTCAGCGTTGTTACTCTAGCAGGTGAAAACAGAGGAGCTACCATGTATGTGGGCTCTGAATCATCAAGAAAGGATGGGTCAGTCCACATTCATCGTGGTTATAAGATCAATCCAGATGAGAGCAGCGAAGCTACTACTGATGGAGAAGGAAGCTCGAGGGGTAGAAGCTCCAAAGATCTGCTGACAAAAGAAGATCCGGCAAGGAAGGCATATATTAACAGTAACACACAAAGTGTCAACAACTCGATATTGTTTGAAACTTCAGTAAGCGAAAGAAGCCCTGGTGTACAGCTGAGTCTCTCTTATAACGATGAAGAACCCAGCAAGAACAGCAGTAAACCAGTGCGTCTGGAGACTCGCAAGGCTGAATTCCAAGTCACCCCTGCTGAGAAGCTTAGTTATGAGCCGAAGGTAAGAAGACGATGCCTAAGAGGGCTTTTCTTGGAATCAAGCGACTCCGACCCTGATAATCCAGAAAAGCCTCGAAGACATGGCTGTCGCTATAGTTGTGGGCAGAAGAGAAAAGATAAGGACATAGGGGTTCTCTGA
- the LOC7471948 gene encoding CBS domain-containing protein CBSX3, mitochondrial-like — translation MAKRFKQCMQPLGLLAANTTIAITNPVSHILAVDNTLNFHFSANSVEMQGLVQGVRSCQETLRVAILRHPHVRDIIERRKILSHSGCVTSSPPVGEKGLENLTVADVLVTKGEEKLGSWLWCRTTDTVYDAVKNTYLRKIIAQGRSSKYTRVGEIMTDENKLITVASDTNILQAMKLMTDNHIRHVPVIDGTIAGMVSMVDVVRAVAEQQGRELKRLNEFIKGIESNNINV, via the exons ATGGCAAAAAGGTTTAAGCAATGCATGCAACCTCTTGGTTTGCTAGCTGCCAATACTACCATT GCAATCACAAATCCTGTCAGCCACATTCTTGCAGTGGACAATACTTTGAACTTTCATTTTTCAGCAAACAGTGTTGAAATGCAAGGACTTGTCCAGGGGGTAAGATCTTGCCAGGAAACCCTCAGAGTGGCAATTCTAAGGCATCCTCATGTCAGAGACATAATTGAGAGgagaaagatattatcacaTTCTGGATGTGTGACCTCCTCTCCTCCAGTGGGAGAGAAAGGACTAGAGAATTTAACAGTGGCAGATGTACTGGTGACAAAGGGAGAAGAAAAGCTTGGCTCTTGGCTCTGGTGCCGCACCACTGACACCGTTTATGATGCTGTGAAGAAT ACTTATCTGAGGAAGATAATAGCACAAGGGAGATCATCTAAATACACAAGAGTTGGGGAAATTATGACAGATGAG AACAAGTTAATAACTGTGGCATCTGACACAAACATTCTACAAGCAATGAAGCTGATGACAG ACAATCACATTCGACATGTTCCTGTCATAGATGGAACGATAGCTGGGATGGTTTCCATGGTAGATGTGGTTCGAGCTGTGGCAGAGCAGCAGGGTCGAGAATTGAAGCGGCTGAACGAGTTCATTAAAGGAATAGAATCTAACAATATCAATGTATGA
- the LOC7471949 gene encoding transcription factor RADIALIS — MSYFTSSNGSGSSWTAKQNKLFEKALAVYDKDTPDRWQNVAKAVGGKSPEEVKRHYDRLVEDLVYIESGQAPLPNYKPSGSNGRGLVEEQRLTRNLKLQ; from the exons ATGTCTTATTTCACATCTTCAAATGGCTCCGGCTCCTCTTGGACAGCCAAACAAAATAAGCTATTCGAGAAGGCCCTGGCTGTATACGACAAAGACACCCCAGACCGCTGGCAAAATGTGGCCAAGGCCGTGGGTGGCAAGTCTCCTGAAGAAGTTAAGAGGCACTATGATCGTCTCGTGGAAGATCTCGTGTACATAGAATCCGGCCAAGCCCCTCTGCCGAATTACAAGCCCTCTGGCAGCAATGGTAGGGGACTTGTTGAAGAGCAAAG GCTTACGAGGAACTTAAAGCTGCAATGA
- the LOC7479741 gene encoding zinc-finger homeodomain protein 5: MEIRGPENDIRTSVPSSYSHQSSGLERRKDGNHNGSSVLTFTQTLDHPRQPSRSPNPDRLAIISSGSNSKTSNTRYLECLRNHAASVGGNVFDGCGEFMPGGEEGSLEALKCAACDCHRNFHRRELDGEIQFSPGSRRSTTMVHSLQLAPPLPSPTVLHHHHHHQRYSMGLHTSPNTANMVQPMSVAFGGTSGGTESSSEELNPFQSNAEGAPPPPYVMSKKRHRTKFTQEQKDKMMEFAEKVGWRINKQDEGEVERFCAEVGVRRQVFKVWMHNNKNLKKQQQQQVPLDENP, from the coding sequence ATGGAAATAAGAGGTCCAGAAAATGATATAAGAACGTCAGTCCCTTCAAGTTATAGTCACCAATCATCGGGattggaaagaagaaaagatggcAACCACAATGGCAGTAGTGTCCTTACTTTCACTCAAACCCTAGATCACCCACGCCAACCCTCAAGATCTCCAAACCCAGATCGACTTGCAATCATATCAAGCGGATCGAACTCCAAAACATCCAACACAAGGTACCTCGAATGTCTCAGAAACCACGCAGCCAGTGTAGGCGGCAACGTTTTTGATGGTTGTGGTGAGTTCATGCCAGGAGGCGAAGAAGGAAGTTTAGAAGCACTAAAATGTGCTGCTTGTGATTGCCACCGCAACTTTCACCGCAGAGAACTCGATGGAGAGATTCAATTTAGTCCTGGTTCAAGAAGAAGCACTACTATGGTTCATAGTCTTCAGTTGGCACCACCATTGCCTTCGCCAACTGTACTgcatcatcaccaccaccatcaaagATATTCTATGGGGTTGCATACAAGTCCTAATACTGCAAATATGGTTCAACCCATGAGTGTGGCTTTTGGTGGTACCAGTGGAGGAACTGAGTCTTCAAGTGAGGAACTTAATCCTTTTCAGTCTAATGCAGAGGGAGCACCACCTCCACCTTATGTTATGTCGAAGAAAAGACATAGAACAAAATTCACACAAGAGCAGAAAGATAAGATGATGGAGTTTGCTGAGAAAGTTGGGTGGAGGATTAACAAACAAGATGAGGGGGAAGTGGAGAGATTCTGTGCCGAAGTTGGTGTAAGGAGGCAGGTTTTCAAGGTTTGGATGCATAATAACAAGAATTTGAAGaagcagcaacagcaacaagTGCCACTTGATGAGAACCCATGA